Proteins encoded within one genomic window of Neorhizobium galegae bv. orientalis str. HAMBI 540:
- a CDS encoding aliphatic sulfonate ABC transporter substrate-binding protein, whose translation MKTTAVAAVASAFSIGGKASAQSADMTIGYIADFPNASVLAIAQDQKLWEAEGITPSVKVFTNGPIQIQAMGAGSLNFGTIGPGALWLPASGRAKVVGVNDIGFSDRVIVQGNISTIKDLKGKKVGVPQGTSGDMILRMTLTRAGMTVGDIQVVPMDPATIVSAFTSKQIDGAGIWYPLIDVIKPRVPDMKELASNQDFYPQTSFINTFVARNEIVQQNPDLVKKFLRVMKKAMDYRAANIDRSIQITTAFLNAPADATEKVARSRKMLTSRELDAFTRDGTVNKWLADFNKMFQEFGTVKDPLPPEQFYTGDLFTSA comes from the coding sequence ATGAAGACGACGGCGGTCGCCGCCGTGGCGAGCGCATTTTCCATCGGCGGAAAGGCAAGTGCCCAATCCGCTGACATGACCATCGGCTACATTGCCGACTTTCCCAATGCCAGTGTCCTGGCAATCGCTCAGGACCAGAAGCTCTGGGAGGCGGAAGGTATCACGCCGTCGGTCAAAGTTTTCACCAACGGCCCGATCCAGATCCAGGCGATGGGCGCCGGCAGCTTGAATTTCGGCACGATCGGCCCCGGAGCGCTCTGGCTGCCAGCGAGCGGTCGAGCCAAAGTGGTCGGCGTGAACGATATCGGATTTTCCGACCGCGTTATCGTGCAGGGCAATATCAGCACGATCAAGGATCTGAAAGGCAAAAAGGTCGGAGTGCCGCAGGGCACTTCCGGCGATATGATCCTGCGCATGACGCTCACCAGGGCCGGCATGACGGTCGGCGACATTCAGGTCGTGCCGATGGATCCTGCAACGATCGTTTCCGCGTTCACGTCAAAGCAGATTGATGGTGCCGGTATCTGGTATCCACTGATCGACGTGATCAAACCGCGCGTTCCGGATATGAAGGAACTGGCGTCCAACCAGGATTTCTATCCGCAGACGTCGTTCATCAATACCTTCGTCGCCCGCAACGAAATCGTCCAGCAGAACCCGGATCTCGTGAAGAAATTCCTGCGCGTCATGAAGAAGGCGATGGATTACCGCGCCGCGAATATCGACCGGTCCATTCAGATTACGACGGCCTTCCTCAATGCCCCGGCAGATGCGACCGAGAAGGTCGCCCGCAGCCGCAAGATGCTGACAAGCAGAGAACTGGACGCCTTCACAAGGGACGGCACGGTCAACAAGTGGCTGGCGGACTTCAACAAGATGTTTCAGGAGTTCGGCACGGTGAAGGATCCGCTGCCCCCGGAACAGTTCTATACGGGCGATCTGTTCACCAGCGCTTGA
- a CDS encoding ABC transporter ATP-binding protein, with amino-acid sequence MNTKISFQSVTKTFSIAGQISFNALQGLNLDIEDGEFITVVGPSGCGKSTAMNIAAGLTNPSSGQVLVDNVPVTGPGPERGVIFQQYALFPWLTVRQNVEFGLQIAGHPKAERGKIADHFIGLVGLSDFSNSLPKTLSGGMKQRCAIARAYAVNPKILLMDEPFGALDALTRVQLQDQLLATWSKERRTVMFITHDVDEAVYLGSRVVVMAARPGRLHKIIRVDLPYPRTEEMRLSPEFSTLRNEVWRSVYHPAVA; translated from the coding sequence ATGAACACAAAAATCTCGTTCCAAAGCGTCACCAAGACTTTCAGCATCGCGGGGCAGATCTCCTTCAACGCGTTGCAGGGGCTCAACCTCGATATCGAGGATGGCGAGTTCATCACCGTGGTCGGCCCGTCCGGCTGCGGCAAGTCGACAGCCATGAATATCGCGGCGGGCCTTACCAATCCGTCGTCCGGACAGGTGCTGGTGGATAACGTGCCGGTCACGGGACCGGGGCCTGAACGTGGCGTGATCTTCCAGCAATACGCGCTCTTTCCGTGGCTGACTGTTCGCCAGAACGTCGAGTTCGGCCTGCAGATTGCAGGTCATCCGAAGGCGGAGCGCGGCAAGATTGCAGACCATTTCATCGGCCTCGTGGGCCTGAGCGACTTCTCGAACTCCCTGCCGAAGACGCTTTCCGGCGGCATGAAGCAGCGCTGCGCGATTGCGCGGGCCTATGCGGTCAATCCGAAGATCTTGCTGATGGACGAGCCTTTCGGCGCATTGGATGCTTTGACCCGCGTGCAGCTTCAGGATCAGTTGCTAGCCACCTGGAGCAAGGAGCGGCGCACGGTGATGTTCATTACCCACGACGTCGACGAGGCCGTTTACCTGGGGAGCCGCGTCGTCGTCATGGCCGCCCGGCCGGGCCGGCTACACAAGATAATTCGGGTTGATCTGCCCTATCCGCGCACCGAGGAGATGCGCCTTTCGCCCGAATTCTCGACATTGCGCAACGAGGTGTGGCGGTCGGTCTACCATCCGGCCGTGGCCTGA